The following coding sequences lie in one Spinacia oleracea cultivar Varoflay chromosome 1, BTI_SOV_V1, whole genome shotgun sequence genomic window:
- the LOC110799707 gene encoding protein SEH1-like, translating to MEKTVATLEKGTICSAWNYSAQRLATGSINGLLTIFDSPDPASSSPFSPSSSFQVHEGSIVKVAWVPPEYGDAIACILDDGTLSLWEEVTGEGQSLQWKICTKFQNKSARVLDIQFGGSSTCLKLVVAYSDGYAKVYELQNPLELNTWQLQAEFQNVIDSVSKFAKASCLSASISWIPQIGESQQLSFVLGFNSDIPQLNSSKVLLSPISFAEYSNFSFSFSFTCPYSIGSYVVLGLLAYI from the exons ATGGAGAAAACGGTGGCGACATTGGAGAAAGGAACAATATGCTCAGCTTGGAATTACAGCGCTCAAAGATTAGCTACTGGTTCAATCAATGGTCTTCTCACCATCTTCGATTCTCCTGACCCTGCTTCCTCTTCTCCCTTCTCTCCTTCTTCCTCTTTTCAG GTGCATGAGGGTAGCATTGTGAAGGTGGCATGGGTTCCTCCAGAGTATGGAGATGCCATCGCGTGTATTTTGGATGATGGGACGTTATCATTATGGGAAGAAGTTACAGGAG AGGGGCAATCACTTCAGTGGAAGATCTGTACCAAGTTTCAGAATAAAAGTGCCCGTGTATTAGATATTCAATTTGGAGGATCCTCTACTTGTTTGAAGTTG GTTGTTGCATATTCAGATGGGTATGCCAAAGTCTATGAGCTCCAAAATCCTTTGGAACTGAACACTTGGCAACTTCAG GCCGAGTTCCAGAATGTCATTGACTCTGTATCTAAATTTGCGAAAGCTTCATGCTTATCAGCATCCATTTCATGGATTCCACAAATAGGTGAAAGCCAGCAATTGAGCTTCGTTCTGGGATTCAATTCAGATATACCACAACTCAATTCTTCCAAGGTATTGTTGAGTCCAATAAGTTTTGCTGAGTATTCtaacttttctttttctttttcgttCACATGCCCTTATAGCATTGGTAGTTATGTTGTTCTAGGCCTTCTAGCGTATATATAG